TGGGCACATACAGGAATGCAGAGGAACGTACAGTACATGAAGGCGACACCATACACCTTCTCCCCTACTtcatgtcagattccaacacaactGATTTCAagaacccctccaccttcatcctgctgggaattcctggcctggaggcagcccacatctggatctccatccccttctgcaccatgtatgccatagccatcttggggaacttcaccatcctgttcatcGTGAAGACAGAGCCGAGCCTCCAtgggcccatgtactatttcctctgcatgctggctgtcacCGACCTGGTCCTGACTACATCCACCCTGCCCAAAACGCTGGCAATTTTCTGGTTTAATTCCAGGGAGAtcgatttcagtgcctgcctcacccagatgttcttcATTCACTGCTTCTTAGAGATAGAGTCTGGGATCCTCGTGGCCATGGCTTTGGATCGCTATGTAGCCATCTGTCACCCCCTGAGACATTCCGCCATCCTGACAAACCCCATTGTGGCCAAGATCGGCCTGGCCATGATGCTGCGCGGCTGCATAGTCATACTGCCCTATCCCTTCCTGGCGAGTCactggccatattgcagaaccaacatcgTCCCCCAGCCATACTGCGCGCATATAGCTGTGGTGAATCTGGCCTGCGCTGACACCCGTGTCAGTAGTTACTACGGCCTCTTTGTGCTATTCTGTGTGATGGGTCTGGATGGGATTTTTATCGCCGTGTCCTATGTTCTGATCCTCAGAGCCATCTTCAGCATCCCCACAAAGGACGCccggctcaagacttttgggacctgcagctcccatctcTTTGTCATTTTAGCTTTTTACATCCCAGGTCTCTTCATCTCCCTCATGCACCGGTTTGGCCACAATGTGGCCCTGCATTTCCACGTTCTCATTGCCAACCTGTACCTCTTGATGCCCCCCGCGCTAAATCCCATCATTTACGGGGTGAAGACCAAAGAGATCCGGGGCAGGCTGCTCCGGCTCTTTACTCATGAAGGGGCCTAAAATTTTCTCCCGGTGTTCTGGCTCTCAGACTGACCTCCATGCGGAGGTGGCTGGTGACATGATGCTGGGTCCTCTTCCCTGAATCACTGACTCGACAGTCAAAGTGACATTTAATACTTTCGTGGCCTTACAGTGCTTTTTTAGCGTGACACACTGAGGAATCGGTCTGTGTACAATTCATTAACTTACAGGatggccaactttctaattgctggtaactggaccgCTGAGGTTACGTGCCCTTCCCTGCCTAttccccaaggtcctgccccacctctttcaaCAAGACCACTTCCTCTGTCGCAAGTATTCCCACAAGGCCCTGttcccttctccacctcttctaCCAAGGATAGACCTCTATACTGCCCCTTTCCCCAAAACCTCAGCCCT
The DNA window shown above is from Trachemys scripta elegans isolate TJP31775 chromosome 1, CAS_Tse_1.0, whole genome shotgun sequence and carries:
- the LOC117872908 gene encoding olfactory receptor 52R1-like, which produces MSDSNTTDFKNPSTFILLGIPGLEAAHIWISIPFCTMYAIAILGNFTILFIVKTEPSLHGPMYYFLCMLAVTDLVLTTSTLPKTLAIFWFNSREIDFSACLTQMFFIHCFLEIESGILVAMALDRYVAICHPLRHSAILTNPIVAKIGLAMMLRGCIVILPYPFLASHWPYCRTNIVPQPYCAHIAVVNLACADTRVSSYYGLFVLFCVMGLDGIFIAVSYVLILRAIFSIPTKDARLKTFGTCSSHLFVILAFYIPGLFISLMHRFGHNVALHFHVLIANLYLLMPPALNPIIYGVKTKEIRGRLLRLFTHEGA